The following proteins are co-located in the Salvelinus namaycush isolate Seneca chromosome 31, SaNama_1.0, whole genome shotgun sequence genome:
- the LOC120026075 gene encoding E3 ubiquitin-protein ligase RNF165-like, translating to MVLVHVGYLVLPVFGSVRNRGAQFTRHQHSHATSCRHFHLGAPQAPISAEFPLGHTSQPPQTGLAPHQPPAPHHPPSLPAPPQFQDVTGPPFLPQALHQQYLIQQQLLEAQHRRILPHSRRTLERAPLNPHRLRSGYDYSPPIHIPQPISQQPRYLAEGTDWDLSVDAGLSHHQYQLQQLPQHYQHYLAASPRMHHFPRNTSSAQVVVHEIRNYPYPQLHLLALQGLNPSRHASAVRESYEELLQLEDRLGSVSRGAVQTTIERFTFPHKYKKRKPLDMKIGEEGEETDVDEKCTICLSMLEEAEDVRRLPCMHLFHQGCVDQWLATSRKCPICRVDIETQLHPDS from the exons GGGCACAATTCACCAGGCATCAGCACAGCCATGCTACCTCGTGCCGACACTTCCACCTAGGGGCCCCTCAGGCGCCCATCTCCGCTGAGTTCCCCTTGGGTCACACCAGCCAACCCCCCCAGACTGGCCTGGCCCCTCACCAGCCCCCGGCCCCTCACCACCCACCGTCCCTGCCGGCCCCCCCTCAGTTCCAGGACGTTACTGGGCCTCCGTTCCTACCTCAGGCCTTACACCAGCAATACCTCATCCAGCAGCAGCTTCTAGAGGCGCAGCACCGCAGGATCCTCCCACACTCCAg ACGAACTCTGGAGCGCGCTCCTCTGAACCCTCACAGACTCCGCTCGGGGTACGACTACTCCCCTCCCATCCATATCCCCCAGCCAATCAGCCAGCAGCCGCGCTACCTGGCCGAGGGCACAGACTG GGACCTTAGTGTGGACGCTGGCCTCTCTCACCATCAGTACCAGCTCCAGCAGCTTCCACAGCACTATCAGCATTACCTGGCGGCATCCCCCAGAATGCACCACTTTCCCAGGAACACCTCGTCTGCACAAGTG GTTGTGCATGAGATCAGAAACTACCCGTACCCACAGCTTCACCTGTTGGCTCTGCAGGGCCTCAACCCCTCACGTCACGCTTCCGCTGTACGAGAGAGCTATGAG GAGCTGTTGCAGCTTGAAGACAGGTTGGGAAGTGTCAGTAGGGGAGCGGTTCAGACCACCATAGAGAGATTCACCTTCCCACACAAATACAAGAAG AGGAAGCCTCTGGATATGAAGATTGGCGAGGAGGGCGAGGAGACTGATGTGGATGAGAAATGTACCATCTGCCTGTCGATGCTGGAGGAGGCAGAGGACGTCAG GCGGTTACCCTGCATGCACCTCTTCCACCAGGGCTGTGTGGACCAGTGGCTGGCGACCAGCAGGAAGTGTCCAATCTGCCGCGTGGACATCGAGACGCAGctccacccagacagctga